A genomic region of Mus musculus strain C57BL/6J chromosome 7, GRCm38.p6 C57BL/6J contains the following coding sequences:
- the Hmx2 gene encoding homeobox protein HMX2, translated as MGSKEDVGKGCPAAGGVSSFTIQSILGGGPSEAPREPAGWPARKRSLSVSSEEEEPEEGWKAPACFCPDPHGPKEPSPKHHTPIPFPCLGTPKGSGGAGPAASERTPFLSPSHPDFKEEKERLLPAGSPSPGPERPRDGGAERQTGAAKKKTRTVFSRSQVYQLESTFDMKRYLSSSERACLASSLQLTETQVKTWFQNRRNKWKRQLSAELEAANMAHASAQTLVGMPLVFRDSSLLRVPVPRSLAFPAPLYYPSSNLSALPLYNLYNKLDY; from the exons ATGGGCAGCAAGGAAGATGTGGGGAAGGGATGTCCGGCGGCCGGTGGCGTCTCCAGCTTCACCATCCAGTCCATCCTGGGCGGGGGCCCCTCCGAGGCACCGCGGGAGCCCGCCGGGTGGCCAGCCAGGAAACGCAGCCTGTCTGTGTCCTCGGAGGAGGAGGAGCCGGAGGAAGGTTGGAAGGCTCCGGCTTGCTTCTGCCCAGATCCGCACGGCCCCAAGGAGCCAAGCCCTAAGCACCATACCCCCATCCCTTTCCCTTGCCTGG GTACCCCCAAGGGCAGCGGAGGCGCAGGGCCTGCGGCCTCGGAGCGCACgccattcctttctccttctcaccCGGActttaaggaagagaaggagaggcttTTGCCGGCGGGCTCGCCTTCTCCGGGCCCGGAGCGGCCACGGGACGGCGGTGCGGAGCGCCAAACCGGAGCGGCCAAGAAGAAGACGCGCACCGTCTTCTCCCGCAGCCAAGTGTACCAGCTCGAGTCTACCTTCGACATGAAACGCTACCTGAGCAGCTCGGAGCGCGCTTGCCTCGCCTCCAGCCTGCAGCTCACCGAGACCCAGGTTAAGACTTGGTTCCAGAATCGCCGCAACAAGTGGAAGCGGCAGCTCTCAGCCGAGCTTGAGGCAGCCAACATGGCACACGCGTCGGCGCAGACTCTCGTGGGCATGCCGCTCGTGTTTCGGGACAGTTCGCTGCTGCGAGTGCCGGTGCCGCGCTCTCTGGCCTTCCCGGCTCCGCTTTATTACCCGAGCAGCAATCTCTCGGCCTTACCGCTCTACAACCTGTACAACAAGCTTGACTACTGA
- the Bub3 gene encoding mitotic checkpoint protein BUB3 — MTGSNEFKLNQPPEDGISSVKFSPNTSQFLLVSSWDTSVRLYDVPANSMRLKYQHTGAVLDCAFYDPTHAWSGGLDHQLKMHDLNTDQENLVGTHDAPIRCVEYCPEVNVMVTGSWDQTVKLWDPRTPCNAGTFSQPEKVYTLSVSGDRLIVGTAGRRVLVWDLRNMGYVQQRRESSLKYQTRCIRAFPNKQGYVLSSIEGRVAVEYLDPSPEVQKKKYAFKCHRLKENNIEQIYPVNAISFHNIHNTFATGGSDGFVNIWDPFNKKRLCQFHRYPTSIASLAFSNDGTTLAIASSYMYEMDDTEHPEDGIFIRQVTDAETKPKST, encoded by the exons ATGACCGGTTCGAACGAATTCAAGCTGAACCAGCCACCCGAGGATGGCATCTCCTCGGTTAAGTTCAGCCCCAACACATCCCAGTTCCTCCTGGTCTCCTCCTGGGATACGTCTGTGCGCCTCTACGATGTGCCCGCCAATTCCATGAGGCTCAAGTACCAGCACACTGGTGCTGTCCTGGACTGCGCCTTCTAC GATCCAACGCATGCCTGGAGTGGTGGATTAGATCATCAACTGAAAATGCACGATTTGAACACTGATCAAG AAAATCTTGTTGGAACTCACGATGCCCCTATCAGATGTGTTGAATACTGTCCAGAAGTGAACGTGATGGTAACTGGAAGTTGGGATCAGACAGTTAAACTGTGGGACCCCAGAACTCCGTGTAATGCTGGGACTTTCTCCCAGCCGGAAAAG GTCTACACCCTGTCAGTGTCTGGGGACAGGCTGATTGTGGGCACGGCGGGCCGCCGAGTGCTGGTGTGGGACTTGCGGAACATGGGCTATGTGCAGCAGCGGAGGGAGTCCAGCCTGAAGTACCAGACTCGCTGCATCCGAGCCTTCCCGAACAAGCAG GGTTATGTGTTGAGCTCCATCGAAGGCCGAGTGGCTGTGGAATACTTGGACCCGAGCCCTGAGGTGCAGAAGAAGAAGTACGCCTTCAAGTGCCACAGGCTAAAGGAGAACAACATTGAGCAGATTTACCCAGTCAACGCCATCTCCTTTCACAACATCCACAACACGTTTGCCACAG GTGGTTCGGATGGATTCGTCAATATTTGGGACCCATTTAACAAGAAGCGCCTGTGCCAGTTCCATCGGTACCCCACCAGCATCGCTTCCCTTGCCTTCAGTAATGACGGAACTACGCTTGCAATAGCATCGTCATATATGTATGAGATGGATGACACCGAGCATCCTGAAGATGGTATCTTCATTCGCCAAGTGACAGACGCAGAAACAAAGCCCAA GTCCACGTAA
- the Bub3 gene encoding mitotic checkpoint protein BUB3 isoform X1, giving the protein MVTGSWDQTVKLWDPRTPCNAGTFSQPEKVYTLSVSGDRLIVGTAGRRVLVWDLRNMGYVQQRRESSLKYQTRCIRAFPNKQGYVLSSIEGRVAVEYLDPSPEVQKKKYAFKCHRLKENNIEQIYPVNAISFHNIHNTFATGGSDGFVNIWDPFNKKRLCQFHRYPTSIASLAFSNDGTTLAIASSYMYEMDDTEHPEDGIFIRQVTDAETKPKST; this is encoded by the exons ATGGTAACTGGAAGTTGGGATCAGACAGTTAAACTGTGGGACCCCAGAACTCCGTGTAATGCTGGGACTTTCTCCCAGCCGGAAAAG GTCTACACCCTGTCAGTGTCTGGGGACAGGCTGATTGTGGGCACGGCGGGCCGCCGAGTGCTGGTGTGGGACTTGCGGAACATGGGCTATGTGCAGCAGCGGAGGGAGTCCAGCCTGAAGTACCAGACTCGCTGCATCCGAGCCTTCCCGAACAAGCAG GGTTATGTGTTGAGCTCCATCGAAGGCCGAGTGGCTGTGGAATACTTGGACCCGAGCCCTGAGGTGCAGAAGAAGAAGTACGCCTTCAAGTGCCACAGGCTAAAGGAGAACAACATTGAGCAGATTTACCCAGTCAACGCCATCTCCTTTCACAACATCCACAACACGTTTGCCACAG GTGGTTCGGATGGATTCGTCAATATTTGGGACCCATTTAACAAGAAGCGCCTGTGCCAGTTCCATCGGTACCCCACCAGCATCGCTTCCCTTGCCTTCAGTAATGACGGAACTACGCTTGCAATAGCATCGTCATATATGTATGAGATGGATGACACCGAGCATCCTGAAGATGGTATCTTCATTCGCCAAGTGACAGACGCAGAAACAAAGCCCAA GTCCACGTAA